Proteins from a genomic interval of Lolium perenne isolate Kyuss_39 chromosome 1, Kyuss_2.0, whole genome shotgun sequence:
- the LOC127293456 gene encoding germin-like protein 5-1, whose translation MAMVSPLLPCAIMALLFSVLPFPSIAGDPDLLQDICVADLASGVKVNGFACKATVTEDDFYFKGLGAAGNTNNTYGSVVTGANVEKVPGLNTLGVSMSRIDYAPGGLNAPHTHPRATEMVFVLQGALDVGFITTGNKLISKTIAAGDVFVFPRGLVHFQKNNGDGHASVISAFNSQFPGTQSLAMTLFGATPPVPNNVLTKAFQVGTKEVEKIKSRIAPKKTS comes from the exons ATGGCCATGGTTTCACCCCTGCTTCCATGTGCCATCATGGCACTCCTATTCTCTGTTCTCCCCTTCCCCTCCATCGCCGGCGATCCTGACTTGCTGCAGGACATCTGCGTCGCCGACCTCGCTTCAG GTGTGAAGGTGAATGGGTTCGCCTGCAAGGCGACGGTAACCgaggacgacttctacttcaaaGGGCTGGGCGCTGCGGGCAACACCAACAACACCTACGGCTCCGTGGTCACCGGAGCCAACGTGGAGAAGGTGCCGGGGCTCAACACCCTTGGCGTCTCCATGTCGCGCATCGACTACGCCCCCGGCGGCCTCAACGCGCCGCACACCCACCCGCGCGCCACCGAGATGGTCTTCGTCCTCCAGGGCGCCCTCGACGTCGGCTTCATTACCACCGGCAACAAGCTCATCTCCAagaccatcgccgccggcgacgtCTTCGTCTTCCCCCGCGGCCTCGTCCACTTCCAGAAGAACAACGGCGACGGCCACGCCTCCGTCATCTCCGCCTTCAACAGCCAGTTCCCCGGCACCCAGTCCCTGGCCATGACACTCTTCGGGGCCACGCCGCCCGTGCCCAACAATGTGCTCACCAAGGCCTTCCAGGTCGGCACCAAGGAGGTGGAAAAAATCAAATCCAGGATTGCCCCAAAGAAGACTTCTTGA